The Archocentrus centrarchus isolate MPI-CPG fArcCen1 chromosome 18 unlocalized genomic scaffold, fArcCen1 scaffold_23_ctg1, whole genome shotgun sequence genome contains a region encoding:
- the LOC115775023 gene encoding C-C motif chemokine 13-like, which translates to MKQRCYFLSKPNGTYANDLFSGANGPDNCCFVFYPRRINKNLIRSYNLTDPRCPKAAVILALKNSRQICADPSLSWVKNIMKIVDKNSF; encoded by the exons ATGAAACAGAGGTGTTACTTTTTGAGTAAGCCTAATGGTACATATGCTAATGATCTTTTCTCAGGTGCAAATGGTCCAGACAActgctgctttgtgttctatccaAGAAGAATTAACAAAAACCTCATCAGATCATATAACCTGACTGATCCCCGGTGTCCAAAGGCTGCAGTCAT tttggCTCTCAAAAATTCTCGTCAAATCTGTGCGGATCCGTCTCTCTCCTGGGTCAAGAACATCATGAAAATTGTGGACAAGAACTCTTTTTAA